A stretch of the Synechocystis sp. PCC 7338 genome encodes the following:
- a CDS encoding biotin/lipoate A/B protein ligase family protein — protein sequence MATLPPAQSSPWRLLPYIQAPGNLQMALDQWLLEDYFPHTGRSVLRFYGWSRPTISLGYLQKSWPDHWRQLTWQGQSLGLVTRPSGGRAVLHQGGLTYAVVSGASGGKRREIYRHICQFLIQGWGQLGLPLTYGQGGRGYIHNASCFSTATVADLVSATGDKLIGSAQRQTSSALLQHGEMVWHGDRHLFELVFGQPAPWQKTMAELTSYPNLSRILQVLTTSAQQHFQSCLQWEPLTPQEWAMVKEKCRKY from the coding sequence TTGGCCACCCTTCCCCCCGCTCAATCTTCCCCCTGGCGTTTATTGCCCTACATCCAAGCTCCCGGTAATTTACAAATGGCGTTGGATCAATGGTTATTGGAAGATTATTTTCCCCACACCGGGCGATCGGTGTTGCGTTTCTACGGTTGGTCTAGGCCCACCATTTCCCTGGGTTATTTGCAAAAATCCTGGCCAGACCATTGGCGGCAATTAACTTGGCAAGGGCAATCGCTTGGGTTGGTAACGAGGCCCAGTGGTGGGAGGGCAGTGTTGCACCAAGGGGGGCTAACCTATGCTGTCGTAAGCGGGGCGAGCGGAGGTAAACGCCGGGAAATTTATCGACACATTTGCCAATTCCTCATCCAGGGCTGGGGCCAGTTGGGGCTACCCTTAACCTACGGCCAGGGGGGCCGGGGTTATATCCACAACGCCAGTTGCTTCAGCACCGCTACAGTGGCGGATTTAGTCAGTGCCACGGGGGATAAATTAATTGGCAGTGCCCAACGGCAAACGTCCAGTGCCCTTCTGCAACACGGAGAAATGGTTTGGCATGGCGATCGCCATTTGTTTGAACTTGTCTTTGGACAACCGGCCCCATGGCAAAAAACCATGGCGGAGTTGACCAGTTATCCGAATCTGTCCCGGATTTTACAGGTTTTGACCACTTCAGCCCAACAGCATTTTCAATCCTGCTTACAGTGGGAACCCCTCACCCCCCAGGAGTGGGCAATGGTGAAGGAAAAGTGCAGGAAATACTGA